The sequence TATAGGTACGGTTCCCTCTCCTATTCCATACGAGATTAAGAATGGCTAACCGTACCCGAGGTTTGTTGGGAAAACTATTTATACTTCGCTTCAGCTTCAGCTTCCAAATCAGTAAAACGCTCGGCCATAAAATAAACAGCTAGCTCGGATAGATGGGTGTAGACATCCATAGCTTGGGTACCCACAATCCTAATACGAAAAAACTTAGACTGATAGTTTTTGTCAAACGGAAGTATTTGCTCCTTATTCTGAGGTGCCGTTGGCAAATTATCTTTTGATTTCCAAACAGTCACCCAGCTCACACCATCAGTGCTAGTCTGCAAATCCCACTTATTAGGACGAGAACTTTCATCTCCATTTTGTCTGAAGAAGTATCGAATACCGCCAATTTTAGCAGGTTCCTGAAAATTAATTTGAACCCAGTGAGGCAGCGGAGCCACCACTGAAACACTCTCATCCCAAGCCGTATGCCAAAATGTACTAATGTTACCATCAATCAAATTTTCCTTTGGGGCCTCGGGATCTTGCGTATAGGTATCAAGCATATCAGCCTTTAAAACCACAGGCGTTTTTTTATCAGAATCGTAGGTTACGACAGTTGGACGTTTAATAGGCTTTGTTACGGGGGAGATGATCGTTTTTCCTCCAACCATATTGGCATTAAAAGGTTGCACCTCGAAGATGTAATCCAACTTATTAATCAGCCCTGTGATGGCAACAGAGTCTGAAAATAAGCTCGCATTAGAGGTTATGGTTCTTCCATTTTTCACATATCGTACCTGTACCAATAATGTCTTGGTCGAATCTTCAGGGTAATCCCACTTTACGGTAATGCCCCCGACTCTTGGATACACCCTAACATTCGTAAGATCGGACGGAACTGGAAGATTTTTATCCTCATTCTGACAGGTGCAAAGTAGCATAAAAGCAGCAGCTCCTGCATATAGTAATTTTTTCAGCATGGTGTCAAATTGTCAATTAGTAACCCGGATTTTGAACTAGCTTTTCGTTGTTGTTAATATCTCCCTGAGGGATTGGCATTAGGTAGTTGGCTGGAGTTCTAAACAAGCGCTGCACTTCAATAACCGTTGGCTTGAAAAACTCGTCGTCAGTATTGCCGTAAATATTCATGCCCATAGGCTTACTCCCAAGATATTTATCGGCAACCATCCAGCGCCTAACATCCCAAAAACGATGATTTTCAAGATACAGTTCAATGGTTCTTTCCTGACGAACGATACTCCGTAGGGTTGCCTGATCATCAACATTTGCTCCAGGAACTTTAGCCCAAGCCTCTTCGACTGTAGGAATTCCAGCACGAACTCGAACCTTATTGATATACTCTCTTGCGGTAGCAAAATCGCCACTATTCCCGTACTCTATAAGTGCCTCCGCATAGTTTAGGTAAAGTTCTGCCAAACGAACTACAGGCCACGGATACTGAATTAACCCTGAATTAAGCTGGTCGTATTGAGGGACAACACCCTTTTTATTCAAATAACCAGAAGGCGAATAGTTGTTTACTCTCGGTTCGGCGACTCCCAATCCTTTTATTCCCTGATCGTCTGTAAGCCTAAATTTAACCGTGATAATACGATTATCCCCCCGAACAATCTCATAAGGCCCGTTGTGGTAGGCAATCCAAGCATTAAAACGAGGTTCACGATCCAAATTCTCTTTTAAGGTTGTTAGGGAGGTATTAGGAATTGTA is a genomic window of Alistipes sp. ZOR0009 containing:
- a CDS encoding discoidin domain-containing protein; the encoded protein is MLKKLLYAGAAAFMLLCTCQNEDKNLPVPSDLTNVRVYPRVGGITVKWDYPEDSTKTLLVQVRYVKNGRTITSNASLFSDSVAITGLINKLDYIFEVQPFNANMVGGKTIISPVTKPIKRPTVVTYDSDKKTPVVLKADMLDTYTQDPEAPKENLIDGNISTFWHTAWDESVSVVAPLPHWVQINFQEPAKIGGIRYFFRQNGDESSRPNKWDLQTSTDGVSWVTVWKSKDNLPTAPQNKEQILPFDKNYQSKFFRIRIVGTQAMDVYTHLSELAVYFMAERFTDLEAEAEAKYK